The Benincasa hispida cultivar B227 chromosome 11, ASM972705v1, whole genome shotgun sequence genome has a segment encoding these proteins:
- the LOC120089783 gene encoding ruvB-like protein 1 — MDKVKIEEVQSTSKKQRVATHTHIKGLGLEASGKAMPLASGFVGQSEAREAAGLVVDMIRQKKMAGRALLLAGPPGTGKTALALGISQELGSKVPFCPMVGSEVYSSEVKKTEVLMENFRRSIGLRIKENKEVYEGEVTELSPEETESVTGGYGKSISHVIIGLKTIKGTKQLKLDPTIYDALIKEKVAVGDVIYIEANSGAVKRVGRSDAFATEFDLEAEEYVPLPKGEVHKRKEIVQDVTLHDLDAANARPQGGQDILSLMGQMMKPRKTEITDKLRQEINKVVNRYIDEGIAELVPGVLFIDEVHMLDMECFSYLNRALESSLSPIVIFATNRGICNVRGTDMNSPHGIPVDLLDRLVIIRTQTYGPAEMIQILAIRAQVEELVVDEESLAFLGEMGQRTSLRHAVQLLSPASVVAKMNGRDSICKGDLEEVCALYLDAKSSARLLQEQQEKYIS; from the exons ATGGACAAGGTGAAGATAGAAGAGGTGCAATCAACCTCTAAGAAGCAACGGGTAGCCACTCACACTCACATTAAAGGCCTTGGTCTTGAG GCCTCAGGAAAGGCAATGCCACTAGCTTCAGGTTTTGTGGGTCAATCAGAAGCCAGAGAAGCAGCAGGGCTAGTTGTTGATATGATACGTCAGAAGAAAATGGCTGGCCGAGCACTTCTTCTAGCTGGACCTCCTGGTACTGGAAAGACTGCGCTTGCACTTGGAATTTCACAGGAGCTAGGAAGCAAG GTGCCCTTTTGTCCAATGGTTGGGTCTGAAGTATACTCATCCGAAGTGAAGAAAACTGAGGTTTTGATGGAAAATTTCCGACGATCTATTGGTCTACGTATCAAGGAAAATAAAGAGGTCTATGAGGGAGAG GTGACTGAACTTTCACCAGAAGAAACAGAGAGCGTGACTGGTGGCTATGGCAAAAGCATAAGCCATGTTATTATTGGTTTGAAAACTATTAAAGGAACAAAGCAACTAAAATTGGACCCGACCATCTATGATGCCTTAATTAAAGAGAAG GTAGCTGTTGGTGatgttatatatatagaagCAAATAGTGGAGCTGTAAAAAGGGTGGGTAGAAGTGATGCTTTTGCTACGGAGTTTGATCTTGAAGCTGAAGAATATGTTCCACTTCCTAAAGGGGAGGTCCACAAAAGGAAAGAAATAGTCCAG GATGTGACTCTACATGATCTAGATGCTGCCAATGCACGGCCTCAAGGTGGACAGGATATACTATCTCTAATGGGTCAGATGATGAAGCCAAGGAAAACGGAAATCACAGACAAGTTGCGGCAAGAAATAAATAAG GTGGTTAACCGATATATCGATGAAGGTATAGCAGAGCTAGTCCCTGGAGTTCTATTCATTGATGAG GTGCATATGCTGGATATGGAGTGCTTTTCGTATTTGAATCGAGCTTTAGAGAGCTCACTGTCCCCAATAGTGATCTTTGCAACAAATAGAGGAATCTGCAATGTGCG AGGGACGGATATGAATAGTCCTCATGGAATACCTGTTGATTTGTTGGACCGACTGGTGATCATCCGAACTCAAACTTATGGCCCTGCCGAGATGATTCAG ATATTAGCCATTCGGGCACAGGTCGAAGAGTTGGTTGTAGATGAAGAAAGTTTAGCTTTCCTTGGGGAGATGGGCCAGAGAACATCGTTAAG ACATGCGGTTCAATTGCTGTCGCCTGCTAGTGTTGTGGCGAAAATGAATGGTCGAGACAGCATATGCAAG GGAGATCTCGAAGAAGTTTGTGCTCTCTATCTGGATGCCAAGTCTTCGGCAAGGCTTCTTCAAGAGCagcaagaaaaatatatttcttga
- the LOC120091275 gene encoding uncharacterized protein LOC120091275 isoform X1, with amino-acid sequence MFLQSAIGESIPIGSTGAGAAPRSIKGSSGSGASSSLTALEVNPQYESWMAVDQLLLGWLYNSMTPEVAIQVMGCECAKDLWTSIPQLFGVQSRVEEDYLRHVFQTTRKGNLKMEEYLQTMKMNTDNLEQAGSPMPPRTLVSQVLLGLDEEYNAIVAMIQGRVDMSWLDMQSELLLYERRLEHQSNQKTTVGFNQISNASVNMTNTRHVNQNNKTNSSNQSIGGGQRGGGGHGRGRGRGRNNKKPVCQVCGKVGHIAFYCFNRYSRDFVPNSPQNKVEPFPNNQTKNTQPHPTALAIAYGSNPFLTRQENMTDANWYDSGASNHVTSDFNNLGNPIEYSGTGNTLVISHVGTVCLSSDACNLKLNDMLCACHSKKFGQYI; translated from the coding sequence ATGTTTCTGCAATCTGCAATCGGTGAGAGCATACCGATTGGATCGACTGGAGCAGGAGCTGCTCCACGCAGCATAAAAGGAAGCTCCGGTAGTGGTGCTTCCAGTTCGTTGACAGCACTTGAGGTAAATCCTCAATATGAATCGTGGATGGCTGTAGATCAACTTCTCCTCGGTTGGCTGTATAACTCCATGACACCAGAGGTTGCCATTCAAGTGATGGGATGTGAATGTGCAAAGGATCTATGGACCAGCATTCCACAACTCTTTGGTGTTCAGTCCAGAGTTGAAGAAGATTATTTGAGACATGTGTTTCAAACAACCAGAAAaggtaatttgaaaatggaagagTACCTTCAAACTATGAAAATGAATACTGACAATCTCGAGCAAGCTGGTAGTCCTATGCCACCAAGAACTCTTGTTTCACAGGTACTACTAGGACTTGATGAAGAATACAATGCCATCGTGGCCATGATCCAAGGGAGAGTGGACATGTCGTGGCTTGATATGCAGTCAGAACTTCTCCTGTATGAAAGGAGATTGGAACATCAGTCAAACCAAAAGACGACAGTAGGTTTCAACCAAATCAGTAATGCATCAGTGAATATGACAAACACTAGACATGTCAACCAAAACAACAAGACCAATAGCAGCAATCAGTCTATTGGGGGAGGACAACGAGGTGGTGGTGGTCATGGCAGAGGTCGAGGCAGGGGAAGAAACAACAAAAAACCTGTGTGTCAAGTCTGTGGGAAGGTGGGACACATAGCGTTCTACTGCTTCAACAGGTATAGCAGAGATTTTGTTCCCAATTCTCCTCAAAACAAGGTAGAACCCTTCCCTAACAATCAGACGAAAAACACACAACCTCACCCAACAGCCCTAGCCATTGCTTATGGAAGTAACCCCTTTCTGACAAGACAAGAAAACATGACTGATGCAAATTGGTATGACAGTGGTGCCTCCAATCATGTTACCTCAGACTTCAACAATCTTGGCAATCCGATTGAATACTCAGGTACTGGTAATACTCTGGTAATTTCTCATGTTGGAACTGTATGTCTGTCTAGTGATGCCTgcaatttgaaattgaatgatATGTTGTGTGCCTGCCATAGCAAAAAATTTGGTCAGTATATCTAA
- the LOC120091275 gene encoding uncharacterized protein LOC120091275 isoform X4 yields the protein MFLQSAIGESIPIGSTGAGAAPRSIKGSSGSGASSSLTALEVNPQYESWMAVDQLLLGWLYNSMTPEVAIQVMGCECAKDLWTSIPQLFGVQSRVEEDYLRHVFQTTRKGNLKMEEYLQTMKMNTDNLEQAGSPMPPRTLVSQVLLGLDEEYNAIVAMIQGRVDMSWLDMQSELLLYERRLEHQSNQKTTVGFNQISNASVNMTNTRHVNQNNKTNSSNQSIGGGQRGGGGHGRGRGRGRNNKKPVCQVCGKVGHIAFYCFNRYSRDFVPNSPQNKVEPFPNNQTKNTQPHPTALAIAYGSNPFLTRQENMTDANWYDSGASNHVTSDFNNLGNPIEYSGQAYETNGNKGNA from the exons ATGTTTCTGCAATCTGCAATCGGTGAGAGCATACCGATTGGATCGACTGGAGCAGGAGCTGCTCCACGCAGCATAAAAGGAAGCTCCGGTAGTGGTGCTTCCAGTTCGTTGACAGCACTTGAGGTAAATCCTCAATATGAATCGTGGATGGCTGTAGATCAACTTCTCCTCGGTTGGCTGTATAACTCCATGACACCAGAGGTTGCCATTCAAGTGATGGGATGTGAATGTGCAAAGGATCTATGGACCAGCATTCCACAACTCTTTGGTGTTCAGTCCAGAGTTGAAGAAGATTATTTGAGACATGTGTTTCAAACAACCAGAAAaggtaatttgaaaatggaagagTACCTTCAAACTATGAAAATGAATACTGACAATCTCGAGCAAGCTGGTAGTCCTATGCCACCAAGAACTCTTGTTTCACAGGTACTACTAGGACTTGATGAAGAATACAATGCCATCGTGGCCATGATCCAAGGGAGAGTGGACATGTCGTGGCTTGATATGCAGTCAGAACTTCTCCTGTATGAAAGGAGATTGGAACATCAGTCAAACCAAAAGACGACAGTAGGTTTCAACCAAATCAGTAATGCATCAGTGAATATGACAAACACTAGACATGTCAACCAAAACAACAAGACCAATAGCAGCAATCAGTCTATTGGGGGAGGACAACGAGGTGGTGGTGGTCATGGCAGAGGTCGAGGCAGGGGAAGAAACAACAAAAAACCTGTGTGTCAAGTCTGTGGGAAGGTGGGACACATAGCGTTCTACTGCTTCAACAGGTATAGCAGAGATTTTGTTCCCAATTCTCCTCAAAACAAGGTAGAACCCTTCCCTAACAATCAGACGAAAAACACACAACCTCACCCAACAGCCCTAGCCATTGCTTATGGAAGTAACCCCTTTCTGACAAGACAAGAAAACATGACTGATGCAAATTGGTATGACAGTGGTGCCTCCAATCATGTTACCTCAGACTTCAACAATCTTGGCAATCCGATTGAATACTCAG GACAAGCGTACGAGACAAACGGTAATAAAGGGAATGCTTAA